The following are encoded in a window of Kaistia algarum genomic DNA:
- a CDS encoding (2Fe-2S)-binding protein, with the protein MTTLALTINGRAYGPTEIRDDLSMNDFLREVLGLTGTKFGCGAAQCLACAVIVDREDGTSYTNPTCIVAAANFNGKTIRTVEGHAQNGELTALQKGFIEHFSFQCGYCTPGFLNESQVLLERLAKTKVARADLEKTIAEALDGHLCRCTGYVKYHQAVRDVVLADPDRYLA; encoded by the coding sequence GTGACGACCCTCGCCCTCACCATCAATGGCCGCGCCTATGGGCCGACGGAGATCCGCGACGATCTCTCGATGAACGACTTCCTGCGCGAGGTTCTGGGCCTGACCGGCACCAAGTTTGGCTGCGGTGCTGCGCAGTGCCTCGCCTGTGCCGTGATCGTCGATCGGGAGGATGGCACCAGCTACACCAATCCGACCTGCATCGTTGCGGCGGCGAACTTCAACGGCAAGACCATCCGCACCGTCGAGGGCCATGCGCAGAACGGTGAACTCACCGCGCTGCAGAAGGGTTTCATCGAGCACTTTTCCTTCCAGTGCGGCTATTGCACTCCCGGCTTCCTCAATGAGAGCCAGGTTCTGCTGGAGAGGCTGGCCAAGACGAAGGTAGCGCGCGCCGATCTGGAAAAGACGATCGCCGAAGCGCTGGACGGGCATCTTTGCCGCTGCACCGGCTATGTAAAATATCACCAGGCGGTGCGCGACGTCGTGCTGGCCGATCCAGATCGATATCTGGCCTGA
- a CDS encoding LysR family transcriptional regulator — MDNRAGEMAVFVATAESGGFSAAGRKLGLSPSAVSKLVARMEDRLGTPLLVRSTRTLQLTAEGALYLERARRILADIDEADRMVAAGAGILPRGRLRISASVAFGEHCLLPLMPTFLRLHPHVELDISLTDAVIDLVDERTDIAIRTGPLRDSTLMARKLLETRRVIVASPPYLEARGIPRIPHDLAGHNCLRFNFRRSLDEWPFRDPSSGETYTLPITGNAFGNNGVILRQLALGGLGLTRLGAFHVAADIAAGRLVPVLETFNTDDIERIHAVYVGHEHLAARIRTFVDFLAETIKKSDRP; from the coding sequence ATGGACAACCGAGCGGGCGAGATGGCCGTGTTCGTCGCGACGGCGGAGAGCGGCGGATTTTCGGCAGCTGGCCGCAAGCTCGGGCTTTCGCCTTCGGCGGTCAGCAAGCTGGTCGCGCGCATGGAAGACCGGCTGGGGACGCCACTGCTGGTGCGCTCGACCCGGACGCTTCAGCTCACCGCCGAAGGCGCGCTCTATCTGGAGCGGGCGCGCCGCATCCTCGCGGATATCGATGAGGCGGATCGGATGGTCGCGGCCGGCGCCGGCATCCTTCCGCGCGGGCGGCTCAGGATCAGCGCCTCGGTAGCCTTTGGCGAGCATTGCCTGCTGCCCTTGATGCCGACATTTCTGCGGCTCCATCCGCACGTGGAACTCGACATTTCCTTGACCGATGCCGTCATCGACCTCGTCGACGAGCGCACGGATATCGCGATCCGAACCGGACCCCTGCGCGACTCGACCTTGATGGCGCGCAAGCTTCTCGAAACCCGCCGCGTGATCGTCGCTTCGCCCCCCTATCTGGAAGCCCGCGGCATTCCGCGGATACCTCATGACCTCGCCGGCCATAATTGCCTGCGCTTCAATTTCCGGCGGAGCCTGGACGAATGGCCGTTTCGCGATCCCTCCAGCGGGGAAACCTACACGCTTCCTATCACCGGCAACGCCTTTGGCAATAACGGCGTCATCCTGCGCCAGCTCGCGCTCGGCGGTCTTGGCCTGACGCGGCTCGGCGCCTTTCACGTGGCCGCCGATATCGCCGCGGGGCGGCTTGTTCCTGTGCTGGAGACGTTCAACACCGACGACATCGAACGCATTCACGCCGTCTATGTCGGCCACGAGCATCTCGCTGCCCGTATCCGCACCTTCGTCGATTTCCTCGCCGAAACGATCAAGAAATCCGATCGGCCGTAA
- the lldD gene encoding FMN-dependent L-lactate dehydrogenase LldD, with protein sequence MIISSSTDYREAARRRLPPFLFHYIDGGAYAEHTLKRNVEDLAWLALRQRVLKGVGDVDLSTTIFDEKLSMPVALAPVGLTGMYARRGEVQAARAAEAKGIPFTLSTVSVCPIDEVQSQSRRPIWFQLYVLKDRGFMKDALERAWAAGIRTLVFTVDMPVPGARYRDAHSGMSGPNAPLRRVLQAFTHPAWAVDVGLLGRPHDLGNISAYRRQKTKLADYIGWLGANFDPSIGWSDLQWIRDFWKGPMVIKGILDPEDARDAVRFGADGIVVSNHGGRQLDGVLSSARALPAIADVVKGDLTILADSGIRSGLDVVRMLAQGADGVLLGRAFVYALATAGQKGVENLLDIVAKEMRVAMTLTGARSISDISRDSLVRQLEKPA encoded by the coding sequence ATGATCATCTCATCCTCCACCGACTATCGGGAGGCCGCGCGCCGGCGCCTTCCGCCCTTCCTGTTTCATTACATCGACGGCGGCGCCTATGCGGAACATACGCTGAAGCGCAATGTCGAGGATCTCGCCTGGCTGGCGCTGCGCCAGCGAGTCCTGAAGGGCGTCGGCGATGTCGATCTCTCGACCACGATATTCGATGAGAAGCTGAGCATGCCCGTCGCCCTGGCGCCGGTCGGACTGACGGGCATGTACGCCCGCCGCGGCGAGGTGCAGGCGGCGCGCGCCGCCGAGGCGAAAGGGATCCCCTTCACTCTCTCCACGGTCTCGGTCTGCCCCATCGACGAGGTGCAGAGCCAGTCGCGCCGGCCGATCTGGTTTCAGCTCTATGTGCTGAAGGATCGCGGCTTCATGAAGGATGCATTGGAGCGCGCCTGGGCGGCGGGCATCCGCACACTGGTCTTCACCGTCGACATGCCGGTTCCCGGTGCGCGCTACCGCGATGCCCATTCCGGCATGTCCGGCCCGAACGCGCCGCTGCGGCGCGTGCTGCAGGCCTTCACCCATCCGGCCTGGGCCGTCGACGTCGGACTTCTCGGCCGACCACATGACCTCGGCAACATCTCGGCCTATCGCCGCCAGAAGACGAAACTGGCCGACTATATCGGTTGGCTCGGCGCCAATTTCGACCCCTCGATCGGTTGGAGCGATCTGCAGTGGATCCGTGATTTCTGGAAGGGCCCCATGGTCATCAAGGGAATTCTCGATCCGGAGGATGCGCGGGATGCGGTGCGCTTCGGCGCGGATGGCATCGTCGTCTCCAACCATGGCGGAAGGCAGCTCGACGGCGTGCTCTCCTCGGCCCGGGCGCTGCCGGCGATCGCCGACGTCGTGAAGGGCGACCTGACCATTCTGGCCGATTCCGGCATCCGCTCCGGTCTCGATGTCGTGCGCATGCTGGCGCAGGGCGCCGATGGCGTGCTGCTCGGCCGCGCCTTCGTCTATGCGCTGGCCACCGCCGGCCAGAAGGGCGTCGAGAACCTCCTCGACATCGTCGCCAAGGAAATGCGCGTCGCCATGACGCTGACGGGCGCGCGCTCGATTTCCGACATCTCGCGCGACAGCCTGGTGCGGCAATTGGAGAAGCCGGCCTGA
- a CDS encoding metallophosphoesterase family protein — translation MTFRFLHTADWQIGKPFANVPGDAGAALRAQRISTVAEIARLAETRQLDAVLVAGDAFDSNEVHDRTILRTLDALKLFSGRWIFLPGNHDAALAHSVWTRMRQMGLEENITIADQSVPIEGWDGRAVILPAPLRRRRESLDQTEWFEGAATAEGALRIGVAHGSVANRLPGMAEAANEIPETRAETAGLGYLALGDWHGALKIAPRTYYSGTPETDRYRANQSGFVQIVELAGPRAPEQVETIRTGHYDWHDWDAELVDGTANAPLALLENMVSDPARAVVALRLTGSLSLAERYRLNGELENWRNRLHHLDLDDSGLLEDPTEDDLDALDTSGFVRLALERLKARASDPADPLAPAARVALRMVYLDHRQGGS, via the coding sequence ATGACATTCCGCTTCCTTCATACTGCCGACTGGCAGATCGGAAAGCCCTTCGCCAATGTTCCGGGCGACGCCGGGGCCGCCCTTCGCGCGCAGCGGATTTCGACTGTCGCGGAGATCGCCCGCCTTGCAGAGACGCGGCAGCTCGACGCCGTGCTGGTCGCTGGCGACGCCTTCGACAGCAATGAGGTCCACGACCGCACGATCCTGCGCACGCTCGACGCGCTGAAGCTCTTCTCCGGCCGCTGGATCTTCCTGCCGGGCAATCATGACGCCGCGCTGGCTCACAGCGTCTGGACGCGGATGCGGCAGATGGGCCTTGAGGAGAACATCACCATCGCCGACCAATCCGTGCCGATCGAAGGCTGGGACGGCCGCGCCGTGATCCTGCCGGCGCCGCTCCGCCGCCGCCGCGAGAGCCTAGACCAGACGGAATGGTTCGAGGGAGCTGCGACGGCCGAAGGGGCGCTGCGTATCGGGGTCGCCCATGGCAGTGTCGCCAACCGGTTGCCGGGCATGGCCGAGGCCGCCAACGAGATCCCGGAAACCCGCGCCGAGACGGCGGGGCTTGGCTATCTGGCGCTTGGCGACTGGCATGGAGCGTTGAAGATCGCGCCGCGCACCTATTATTCCGGCACGCCGGAGACGGACCGCTACCGCGCCAATCAGTCCGGTTTCGTCCAGATCGTCGAACTCGCCGGCCCACGCGCGCCCGAGCAGGTCGAGACGATCCGGACGGGTCATTATGACTGGCACGATTGGGATGCCGAACTGGTCGACGGCACCGCCAACGCGCCGTTGGCGTTGCTGGAAAACATGGTGAGCGATCCCGCGCGCGCTGTCGTGGCGCTTCGGCTGACAGGCAGCCTCAGCCTGGCGGAGCGCTACCGGCTGAACGGCGAACTCGAAAACTGGCGCAACCGGCTACACCATCTCGATCTCGACGATTCCGGCCTCTTGGAAGACCCGACGGAGGATGATCTCGATGCGCTCGATACATCCGGCTTCGTGCGCCTCGCGCTGGAGCGGCTGAAGGCGCGGGCCAGTGACCCTGCAGATCCGCTGGCGCCGGCGGCGCGCGTGGCGCTGCGCATGGTCTATCTCGACCATCGGCAAGGCGGGTCGTGA
- a CDS encoding AAA family ATPase, translating into MKLRRIEVRDFRKLGHAVVGDLADGLNVVVGDNEAGKSTLLAALRAVLFERHRVGGSVAAGMQPYGQTVRPQVWLEFERGGVPWRLHKAFCQKPEAELEGGGGRWTGDAVEERLAEMFGFTPPGRGESKPGEHHGVFGLLWVEQGTSHQALGIGAGRDHIAAALEREVGQVTGGDRGRLLLAAAEARKAAFWDKRNNPRDAFKALGAELLASREQRTIIQRQLAAYEDKVARLAILQERLNRQRRDDSLRIAEDRLASARRAAAILAQHQDVLQKAEIALERAKQRHEAETARLDARAKLKADLDRGALDRDQANANMAEAQNQTGRLDQAADVATSRAAAAEKAAREAEEAVRRIESAAARRQARETAVRLAGQVVAAEAADVSRLRAEAFVAAAALSPEDLARIETLERNADQARLRLEAASARITLLPDGANAARIEGSADSVGSEFLIARDTTLVLEGYGRIHIQPGGGIAELSRAAEVADQALARDLAKLGQADVAAARLALQRIADARVEARNHAQTLKGVAPGGLNALRQELARSVLLAGEDSVASDTEPLDLDAARAGSVASKASFEAAATEATSVRAAADAVRRDLAILTERANVAARTHQRVQEDLIAAREMMSDPALDDEVSQARLGRSEAEAKWAAARDAVAVADPEATALAIESAVQAEKAIREDMERTERERRDLDVELRALGKDGLGEELETLNGKIELLETRLQTATLEAEAARLLADTLAEAQRETKDKWLAPVRERSAPYLRLIQNESSIVLRDGSFEIDQLVRNGVAEPFDGLSVGAREQIAVITRLALADILREGGQESCIVLDDALVNTDEGRLERMHLVLHKAAQRQQILILTCRERDFLQLGAPIRRM; encoded by the coding sequence ATGAAGCTGCGTCGCATCGAGGTTCGCGATTTCCGCAAGCTCGGCCATGCCGTCGTCGGCGACCTCGCCGATGGCCTCAATGTCGTGGTCGGCGATAATGAGGCGGGCAAGTCGACCCTGCTGGCGGCGTTGCGCGCCGTCCTGTTCGAGCGTCACCGCGTGGGCGGCAGCGTCGCGGCGGGCATGCAGCCCTATGGCCAGACGGTCCGACCCCAGGTGTGGCTTGAATTCGAACGGGGCGGTGTTCCCTGGCGGCTGCACAAGGCCTTCTGCCAGAAGCCGGAAGCCGAACTGGAGGGCGGCGGTGGGCGCTGGACGGGCGACGCGGTCGAAGAGCGGCTCGCCGAGATGTTCGGCTTTACCCCGCCGGGCCGCGGGGAATCGAAGCCTGGCGAGCATCACGGTGTCTTCGGTCTCCTCTGGGTGGAGCAGGGCACGTCGCATCAGGCGCTGGGCATCGGCGCGGGTCGCGATCACATCGCCGCTGCGCTGGAACGCGAGGTCGGGCAGGTAACGGGCGGCGATCGCGGCCGCCTCCTGCTGGCGGCGGCCGAGGCTCGCAAGGCAGCGTTCTGGGACAAGCGCAACAATCCGCGCGACGCCTTCAAGGCGCTCGGCGCCGAACTCCTCGCCTCGCGTGAGCAGAGGACGATCATCCAGCGGCAGCTCGCTGCCTATGAGGACAAGGTGGCGCGGCTCGCGATCCTGCAAGAGCGCCTGAACCGCCAGAGGCGCGACGACAGCCTGCGCATCGCGGAAGATCGTCTCGCTTCGGCACGCCGCGCGGCTGCCATCTTGGCGCAACATCAGGATGTGTTGCAGAAAGCGGAGATCGCGCTGGAGCGCGCGAAGCAGCGTCATGAAGCGGAAACCGCCAGACTTGACGCTCGCGCGAAGCTGAAAGCGGATCTCGATCGCGGCGCCCTCGACCGCGATCAGGCGAACGCCAATATGGCAGAGGCGCAAAACCAGACCGGCAGGCTAGATCAGGCCGCCGATGTCGCGACCAGCCGTGCGGCAGCTGCGGAGAAGGCGGCGCGCGAGGCCGAGGAGGCCGTGCGCCGGATCGAGAGCGCAGCCGCCCGGCGTCAGGCCCGCGAAACCGCGGTTCGATTGGCCGGACAGGTCGTGGCAGCGGAGGCTGCGGATGTATCGCGCCTGCGGGCAGAGGCCTTCGTCGCTGCCGCGGCGTTGTCGCCCGAGGATCTCGCCAGGATCGAAACACTGGAACGCAATGCCGATCAGGCCCGCCTGCGGCTGGAGGCGGCAAGCGCCCGTATCACGCTGCTGCCCGATGGAGCCAATGCGGCGCGCATCGAGGGAAGCGCCGATTCCGTCGGCTCGGAATTTCTGATCGCGCGCGACACGACCCTCGTGCTGGAAGGATATGGCCGCATTCATATCCAGCCGGGGGGCGGAATCGCGGAACTGAGCCGTGCCGCCGAAGTAGCGGATCAGGCTCTGGCGCGCGATCTGGCCAAGCTCGGACAGGCCGATGTTGCCGCAGCGCGATTGGCGCTGCAGCGCATCGCCGATGCCCGCGTCGAGGCAAGGAACCATGCACAGACGCTGAAGGGCGTGGCGCCCGGGGGGCTCAATGCGCTCCGCCAGGAATTGGCACGCAGCGTCCTGCTGGCCGGCGAAGATAGCGTTGCCTCCGACACGGAGCCTCTTGATCTCGATGCCGCGCGGGCGGGTTCCGTTGCGTCAAAGGCCAGTTTCGAGGCGGCCGCGACTGAAGCGACGTCGGTTCGTGCCGCGGCGGACGCTGTCCGGCGGGACCTTGCCATATTGACCGAGCGCGCCAATGTCGCTGCTCGCACCCACCAGCGCGTGCAGGAAGACCTGATCGCGGCGCGCGAGATGATGTCCGATCCGGCACTCGACGACGAGGTATCGCAAGCCCGGCTCGGTCGCTCGGAGGCGGAAGCGAAATGGGCCGCCGCGCGCGATGCCGTCGCCGTTGCGGATCCGGAGGCGACGGCCCTCGCCATCGAAAGCGCAGTCCAGGCCGAGAAGGCCATTCGCGAGGATATGGAGAGGACCGAGCGGGAGCGGCGCGATCTCGATGTCGAGCTCAGGGCGCTCGGCAAGGATGGGTTGGGCGAGGAACTCGAAACACTCAACGGGAAAATCGAGTTGCTGGAGACAAGACTGCAGACGGCGACGCTGGAGGCCGAAGCGGCTCGGTTACTCGCCGACACGCTCGCCGAGGCGCAGCGCGAGACCAAGGACAAGTGGCTTGCGCCGGTCCGGGAACGGTCCGCGCCCTATCTGCGTCTCATACAGAACGAGAGCAGCATCGTACTGCGCGATGGCAGTTTCGAAATCGACCAATTGGTGCGCAACGGCGTCGCGGAGCCGTTTGACGGGCTCAGTGTCGGCGCCCGCGAGCAGATCGCCGTCATCACGAGGCTGGCGCTCGCCGACATCCTGCGGGAAGGCGGCCAGGAATCGTGCATCGTGCTCGACGACGCGCTGGTCAACACGGACGAGGGCCGGCTCGAGCGCATGCACCTCGTGCTGCACAAGGCCGCGCAGCGCCAGCAGATCCTGATCCTGACCTGCCGCGAGCGCGACTTCCTCCAGCTCGGCGCGCCGATACGGCGGATGTGA
- a CDS encoding xanthine dehydrogenase family protein molybdopterin-binding subunit: MQPTRRELMKWGVASGITLALSRISAAESLSFLDRETLPGRGVPRLAKGRVDGIAKVTGAKLYASDFRAADMPGWPAETAHALLVRTPDASHIYLGLDLDQLDAAAKPTVIVTAADLERIGTRVPEFYAGDLFCPVGNTPLYLGQPVALLLFDTFDAQDRARLAFRNGNLLKFGAETGPLTGPNYAAFRFTRVAGATPDAPDVYSPIQEGWISPGFLESSGRPIWKPLPVAKGGEYVKGATYGEAIRSSLAAPDSGTLALARDFETQSIDPMFLEPEAGLGWYDTAGKELHLVLGVQSPFEAASAVAFLLGEATADFKPERIDANFAYLGGGFGGRDHTPFPLYMALAALFFPGRPIRLAHDRYQQFQGGIKRHAFKMHSEIGVDRASGKITAFAADHVLDGGGLANYSPSVAVVGATGAIGMYSVPKVDVTTVAEHTRGVTAGSMRGYGTLQTMTALEVLIDEAAAGLPLDPIEFRRRNALTVGERTLTGNPYSVSVRTIEILDKLERHEIWQRRAEEKAKAREGFLVGTSLACSAKDYGTGADCSLGTVEIRPDGSISIHGDAVEMGNGIGTALANRVAQHLGGIADAVTVAEVNVFGALELVTSGDPYSMTQAAQDAAAANPRWVPAISSATSASIGAHVGTQAVAEAARIVFRFGLWPAALDLWGIPASDPRNQQFEEAFWQDGWLVWSGLSPLPLAKIAARAHAMKGVTGAMAHSFSRWAWAQATFPIGTDTWSADIDALAIRRGADPFQRLDRSVVTFPPTDYNRIGTSFASACGTLVRVEIEKATGALRIAKAYSVVECGQALVPEVVIGQSQGGFAMGVGYALLETLPPFEDGPGNGQWNLERYLVARGSNLPLHDLEIELLPPLSPKEPPKGMAEVVMIPVVPALLNAINDAIGHRFQSLPVTEAMIKGALA; encoded by the coding sequence ATGCAGCCAACGCGTCGGGAATTGATGAAATGGGGCGTCGCCAGCGGCATCACGCTGGCCCTGTCGCGAATTTCTGCGGCTGAGTCGCTTAGCTTTCTCGATCGCGAGACCCTGCCGGGACGCGGCGTGCCGCGTCTGGCGAAGGGGCGCGTCGATGGTATTGCCAAGGTAACTGGCGCCAAGCTCTATGCTTCCGATTTCCGCGCCGCCGACATGCCCGGCTGGCCTGCTGAAACGGCTCACGCGCTGCTGGTGCGGACACCGGACGCATCGCACATTTATCTCGGGCTCGACCTCGACCAACTGGATGCAGCGGCGAAGCCGACCGTTATCGTCACGGCCGCCGATCTGGAGCGGATCGGTACGCGGGTCCCGGAGTTCTACGCCGGCGATCTCTTCTGTCCGGTCGGCAACACGCCACTCTATCTCGGCCAGCCGGTCGCCCTGCTGCTGTTCGATACGTTCGACGCGCAGGATCGGGCCCGGCTCGCGTTCCGCAATGGCAATTTGCTCAAGTTCGGCGCCGAGACCGGGCCGTTGACCGGTCCGAACTATGCTGCCTTCCGCTTTACCCGCGTCGCCGGGGCAACGCCGGATGCGCCCGATGTCTATTCGCCGATCCAGGAAGGCTGGATCAGCCCCGGCTTTCTTGAGAGTTCGGGCCGGCCGATCTGGAAACCGCTGCCTGTCGCCAAGGGCGGCGAATATGTGAAAGGGGCGACTTACGGCGAAGCGATCCGTTCGTCGCTCGCGGCGCCGGATTCCGGAACGCTGGCGCTTGCCCGCGATTTCGAAACGCAGTCGATCGATCCGATGTTCCTTGAACCGGAAGCGGGCCTTGGTTGGTACGATACGGCCGGCAAGGAACTGCATCTCGTGCTTGGCGTGCAGTCGCCCTTCGAGGCGGCGAGTGCCGTCGCTTTTCTGCTGGGCGAGGCGACCGCCGATTTCAAGCCGGAGCGCATCGACGCCAATTTCGCCTATCTCGGCGGCGGCTTTGGTGGCCGTGACCACACCCCGTTTCCGCTCTACATGGCTTTGGCGGCGCTGTTCTTTCCAGGACGGCCCATCCGGCTCGCCCATGATCGCTACCAGCAGTTTCAGGGCGGCATTAAGCGCCACGCCTTCAAGATGCATAGCGAGATCGGCGTCGACCGGGCGAGTGGCAAGATCACCGCCTTTGCCGCCGACCATGTCCTCGATGGCGGTGGGCTCGCGAATTATTCGCCCAGCGTAGCCGTGGTCGGCGCGACCGGTGCGATCGGCATGTACAGCGTGCCAAAGGTCGATGTTACGACGGTCGCGGAGCACACGCGCGGCGTAACCGCCGGATCGATGCGCGGCTATGGCACCTTGCAGACCATGACGGCGCTCGAAGTGCTGATCGACGAGGCCGCCGCCGGGTTGCCACTGGACCCGATCGAATTCCGTCGCCGCAACGCCCTGACGGTGGGCGAGCGCACGCTGACCGGCAATCCCTATTCGGTGTCGGTTCGCACTATCGAGATCCTCGACAAGCTTGAGCGCCACGAGATCTGGCAACGTCGCGCCGAGGAAAAGGCGAAGGCGCGGGAAGGCTTCCTGGTCGGGACCAGCTTAGCCTGTTCGGCCAAGGATTACGGCACGGGCGCCGATTGCTCGCTCGGCACGGTCGAGATACGTCCCGACGGAAGCATTTCGATCCACGGCGATGCGGTTGAAATGGGTAACGGCATCGGTACGGCGCTGGCGAACCGCGTTGCGCAGCATCTTGGCGGCATCGCCGACGCTGTAACCGTTGCCGAAGTCAATGTGTTCGGCGCCTTGGAACTCGTAACCTCGGGCGATCCCTATTCGATGACGCAGGCCGCGCAAGATGCAGCCGCTGCGAATCCACGCTGGGTGCCGGCCATAAGCTCGGCTACCAGCGCCTCGATCGGCGCCCATGTCGGGACGCAGGCGGTGGCCGAGGCGGCACGGATCGTGTTCCGATTTGGGCTGTGGCCGGCCGCGCTCGACCTCTGGGGCATCCCGGCCAGCGACCCTCGAAACCAGCAGTTCGAAGAAGCCTTCTGGCAGGATGGCTGGCTGGTCTGGTCGGGACTCTCGCCGCTCCCCCTGGCGAAGATCGCAGCGAGGGCGCACGCGATGAAGGGCGTCACTGGCGCGATGGCCCATTCCTTTTCGCGCTGGGCCTGGGCGCAGGCGACGTTCCCGATCGGTACTGACACATGGTCGGCCGACATCGACGCCCTGGCGATACGGCGGGGCGCCGACCCGTTCCAGCGGCTCGACCGCTCCGTAGTGACTTTTCCGCCAACGGACTACAACCGGATCGGCACGTCCTTCGCGTCGGCCTGCGGTACGCTTGTTCGCGTCGAGATCGAGAAGGCGACGGGTGCGCTCCGCATCGCCAAGGCCTATAGCGTGGTTGAATGCGGCCAGGCGTTGGTGCCGGAAGTCGTCATCGGCCAGTCGCAGGGCGGCTTTGCCATGGGCGTCGGCTATGCGCTGCTGGAGACCCTGCCGCCCTTCGAGGATGGCCCCGGCAACGGCCAATGGAACCTGGAGCGCTATTTGGTGGCGCGCGGCTCCAACCTGCCGCTGCACGATCTCGAGATCGAGCTTTTGCCGCCACTGTCGCCCAAGGAGCCGCCCAAGGGCATGGCAGAAGTCGTGATGATCCCGGTCGTTCCCGCGCTGCTGAATGCGATCAACGACGCCATCGGCCACCGTTTCCAGTCGCTGCCGGTGACTGAAGCCATGATCAAGGGAGCGCTCGCGTGA
- a CDS encoding MFS transporter, whose amino-acid sequence MPVALYALTIAAYAIGTTEFVIVGLLPTVAADLGITLPLAGLIVSVYALGVTFGAPILTALTGRIDRKPLLLGLMVLFIVGNSLAALSPSYEMLLVARVLSAFAHGVFFSVGSTIAADLVPENRRASAIALMFMGLTVAIVTGVPLGTLIGQTFGWRATFWAVAALGIVAFAGIAVLLPSSIRKAPPASILDQVRVLGSGRLLLVFAMTALGYGGTFVAFTYLATILETITGFAASQVSLILMLYGAAIAAGNFLGGRIANRDPVKALTLLFFAQAIVLVIFTFTAVSPYVALVTLAALGFLSFANVPGLQLYVVQLAKIHRPGAVDTASALNIAAFNLGIALGAWIGGLVVASSLGLGATPWVGGIMVAGALALALWSGALDAYGHRAVLSRA is encoded by the coding sequence ATGCCTGTTGCGCTCTATGCCCTGACGATCGCCGCCTATGCGATCGGAACGACTGAATTCGTCATTGTCGGTCTGTTGCCGACGGTAGCGGCGGATCTTGGCATCACGCTGCCGCTGGCCGGACTGATCGTCAGCGTCTATGCGCTCGGCGTCACCTTCGGCGCCCCGATTCTGACTGCGCTGACCGGCCGAATCGATCGCAAGCCGCTGCTGCTCGGCCTGATGGTGCTGTTCATCGTCGGCAATTCGCTCGCCGCGCTCAGCCCCAGCTATGAAATGCTGCTGGTCGCCCGCGTCCTCTCCGCCTTCGCTCATGGCGTGTTCTTCTCCGTCGGCTCGACCATCGCCGCCGATCTGGTGCCGGAGAACCGCCGCGCCTCTGCGATCGCGCTGATGTTCATGGGGCTCACCGTCGCCATTGTTACCGGTGTGCCGCTTGGCACCCTTATCGGGCAGACCTTCGGCTGGCGCGCTACCTTCTGGGCCGTCGCCGCGCTCGGTATCGTCGCCTTTGCCGGTATCGCCGTTCTGTTGCCAAGTTCGATCCGCAAGGCGCCGCCGGCCTCGATCCTCGATCAGGTCCGCGTGCTGGGATCAGGACGGCTCTTGCTGGTCTTCGCCATGACCGCGCTCGGCTATGGCGGCACCTTCGTCGCCTTCACCTATCTCGCGACCATTCTGGAGACAATCACAGGCTTCGCCGCGTCGCAGGTCAGCCTCATCCTGATGCTCTATGGCGCCGCCATCGCCGCCGGCAATTTTCTCGGAGGGCGTATCGCCAACCGCGATCCGGTCAAGGCGCTGACGCTCCTGTTCTTCGCCCAGGCGATCGTGCTCGTCATCTTCACCTTCACGGCTGTCAGTCCCTATGTGGCCCTGGTGACTCTGGCGGCGCTCGGATTCCTTTCCTTCGCCAATGTGCCGGGCCTGCAGCTCTATGTCGTCCAACTTGCCAAGATCCATCGTCCCGGGGCGGTCGATACGGCCTCGGCGCTCAATATCGCCGCCTTCAATCTCGGCATCGCGCTTGGCGCCTGGATCGGCGGGCTCGTCGTCGCCTCCAGCCTGGGCCTCGGCGCCACCCCATGGGTCGGCGGCATCATGGTTGCCGGTGCCCTTGCCCTGGCGCTTTGGAGCGGCGCGCTCGACGCATACGGCCATCGGGCGGTGCTGAGCCGGGCCTGA